One window of the Panthera uncia isolate 11264 unplaced genomic scaffold, Puncia_PCG_1.0 HiC_scaffold_212, whole genome shotgun sequence genome contains the following:
- the LOC125917632 gene encoding CREB/ATF bZIP transcription factor isoform X2: MRHSLTKLLAASGSDSPTRSESPAPAATCLLPPDLTRAAAAAAAAAEEEETAAAGSPGRKQPRGDEGELEAGRGGRGGVAVRAPSPEEMEEEAIASVPGEETEDMDFLSGLELADLLDPRQPDWHLEPGLSSPGPLSSSGGGSDSGGLWRGDDDDEAAAAEMQRFSDLLQRLLNGIGGCSSGSDSGSGEKRRRKSPGGGAGSSGNDNNQAATKSPRKAAAAAARLNRLKKKEYVMGLESRVRGLAAENQELRAENRELGKRVQALQEESRYLRAVLANETGLARLLSRLSGVGLRLTTSLFRDSPAGDHDYALPVGKQQQDLLEEDDSAGGVCLHVDKDKVSVEFCSACARKASSSLKM; encoded by the coding sequence ATGAGGCATAGCCTGACCAAACTGCTGGCGGCCTCAGGCAGCGACTCCCCAACCCGCAGCGAGAGTCCGGCGCCGGCCGCGACCTGCTTGCTGCCCCCGGACCTGAcccgggcggcggcggctgcagcggcggcggcggaggaggaAGAGACGGCGGCGGCCGGATCTCCCGGCCGCAAGCAGCCGCGCGGCGACGAGGGCGAGTTGGAGGCCGGGAGGGGGGGCCGCGGCGGCGTGGCCGTGCGCGCGCCCTCGCCcgaggagatggaggaggaggcgATCGCCAGCGTCCCCGGGGAGGAGACGGAGGACATGGACTTTCTGTCCGGGCTGGAACTGGCAGATCTTTTGGACCCCCGGCAACCGGACTGGCACCTGGAGCCCGGACTCAGCTCGCCCGGGCCTCTCTCGTCGTCCGGCGGAGGCTCGGATAGCGGCGGCCTGTGGAGAGGGGACGACGACGACGAGGCCGCGGCTGCCGAGATGCAGCGCTTTTCTGACCTGCTGCAGAGGCTCTTAAACGGCATCGGAGGCTGCAGCAGCGGCAGTGACAGTGGCAGCGGCGAAAAGAGGCGGAGAAAGTCCCCAGGAGGAGGCGCGGGCAGCAGCGGCAACGACAACAACCAGGCGGCGACAAAGAGTCCCCGGAaggcggcggcggctgctgccCGTCTCAATCGGCTGAAGAAGAAGGAGTACGTGATGGGGCTGGAAAGTCGAGTCCGGGGTCTGGCAGCCGAGAACCAGGAGCTGCGGGCCGAGAATCGGGAGCTGGGCAAGCGCGTGCAGGCACTGCAGGAGGAGAGTCGATACCTACGGGCCGTCTTAGCCAACGAGACCGGACTGGCTCGCTTGCTGAGCCGGCTGAGCGGCGTGGGACTGCGGCTGACCACCTCGCTCTTCAGAGACTCGCCCGCCGGTGACCATGACTACGCTCTGCCCGTGGGAAAGCAACAGCAGGACCTACTGGAAGAGGACGACTCGGCGGGAGGAGTGTGTCTTCATGTGGACAAGGATAAGGTGTCGGTGGAGTTCTGCTCGGCGTGCGCCCGGAAGGCGTCGTCTTCTCTTAAAATGTAG
- the LOC125917632 gene encoding CREB/ATF bZIP transcription factor isoform X1, with protein MRHSLTKLLAASGSDSPTRSESPAPAATCLLPPDLTRAAAAAAAAAEEEETAAAGSPGRKQPRGDEGELEAGRGGRGGVAVRAPSPEEMEEEAIASVPGEETEDMDFLSGLELADLLDPRQPDWHLEPGLSSPGPLSSSGGGSDSGGLWRGDDDDEAAAAEMQRFSDLLQRLLNGIGGCSSGSDSGSGEKRRRKSPGGGAGSSGNDNNQAATKSPRKAAAAAARLNRLKKKEYVMGLESRVRGLAAENQELRAENRELGKRVQALQEESRYLRAVLANETGLARLLSRLSGVGLRLTTSLFRDSPAGDHDYALPVGKQQQDLLEEDDSAGGVCLHVDKDKVSVEFCSACARKASSSLKIFFFR; from the exons ATGAGGCATAGCCTGACCAAACTGCTGGCGGCCTCAGGCAGCGACTCCCCAACCCGCAGCGAGAGTCCGGCGCCGGCCGCGACCTGCTTGCTGCCCCCGGACCTGAcccgggcggcggcggctgcagcggcggcggcggaggaggaAGAGACGGCGGCGGCCGGATCTCCCGGCCGCAAGCAGCCGCGCGGCGACGAGGGCGAGTTGGAGGCCGGGAGGGGGGGCCGCGGCGGCGTGGCCGTGCGCGCGCCCTCGCCcgaggagatggaggaggaggcgATCGCCAGCGTCCCCGGGGAGGAGACGGAGGACATGGACTTTCTGTCCGGGCTGGAACTGGCAGATCTTTTGGACCCCCGGCAACCGGACTGGCACCTGGAGCCCGGACTCAGCTCGCCCGGGCCTCTCTCGTCGTCCGGCGGAGGCTCGGATAGCGGCGGCCTGTGGAGAGGGGACGACGACGACGAGGCCGCGGCTGCCGAGATGCAGCGCTTTTCTGACCTGCTGCAGAGGCTCTTAAACGGCATCGGAGGCTGCAGCAGCGGCAGTGACAGTGGCAGCGGCGAAAAGAGGCGGAGAAAGTCCCCAGGAGGAGGCGCGGGCAGCAGCGGCAACGACAACAACCAGGCGGCGACAAAGAGTCCCCGGAaggcggcggcggctgctgccCGTCTCAATCGGCTGAAGAAGAAGGAGTACGTGATGGGGCTGGAAAGTCGAGTCCGGGGTCTGGCAGCCGAGAACCAGGAGCTGCGGGCCGAGAATCGGGAGCTGGGCAAGCGCGTGCAGGCACTGCAGGAGGAGAGTCGATACCTACGGGCCGTCTTAGCCAACGAGACCGGACTGGCTCGCTTGCTGAGCCGGCTGAGCGGCGTGGGACTGCGGCTGACCACCTCGCTCTTCAGAGACTCGCCCGCCGGTGACCATGACTACGCTCTGCCCGTGGGAAAGCAACAGCAGGACCTACTGGAAGAGGACGACTCGGCGGGAGGAGTGTGTCTTCATGTGGACAAGGATAAGGTGTCGGTGGAGTTCTGCTCGGCGTGCGCCCGGAAGGCGTCGTCTTCTCTTAAAAT TTTCTTTTTTAGGTGA